GCTGGAGGCCGAGCAGACGGCGGACCCGACGACGCCCGGTCAGCGCCCGGCCGTGGTCCGCGCCGTGAGCACATCCCGCATCAGCACGCCCCACGTGACCACGGTCCCCGAGACCACGCCGCCCGAGACCACGGCCCGGGCGGCGGTACCGGCCCCGCCGCGCCCCCCGTCGCCGCACGGCTGCGCGGGGCATGGCGACGGCACGGCCGCGGCGTGCTGATCGCCCTGACCTCCGCGGCCGTCGGCGCAGCGGTCGGCGCCTACCTCGCGGCGCCACAGGGCGAGCCGACGACGCGGGCCCAGGCCTCCCCGCCGATCCGGCACGCGTCGGCGCCCGGCACGTCGACCGCCTCACCGCCGCCGTGCGACGGCGTCGGCTGCGCAGGCAAGGACCCGCAGTCGACCGGCTGCGTGACCGACTCGAAGAGCCTGACCACCCAGAACGTCGGAAAGATCGTCATCTACCTGCACTACAGCGCGCGCTGCCACGCCGCCTGGGGCGGCCTGACCGACGCCGAGCCCGGTGACTACGCCACCATCACCACCAGCACGGGCGACACGCAGACCGCCAAGGTCCACTGGGGCTACGACAACTACTCGATGATGGTCGACGCGAGCGATCCGGCCGTGGGCCTCCAGGTCTGCGGCTACCCGCCGAAGGGTCACGGCTGCACGAACACGCTGACCCCGCCGCCTGCGCCGACCTGGAGTCCGCACGCCTGAGACACACCTGAGAGTTCTGGCGGCCGGGCAGTACCCCCGTGCTGCCCGGACGCCGTCCGCCGACAACTCTGCCCGACGGATCCGACCGGCTTGTCCCGCGGCGGCGTCCCACGGCCGCGAACTTCCTGTCTCACCGCCCTGACCTGCGGTTTGAGACGGAAAAGAGGAAACGCGCCGCAGCCCGGCGGGACGTCCCAGGCGCCCGGACCACGGCTCAACGGCGCGCGAGCTCGCGCAGCGCCCCGGTGAAGGCCGGGGCCCGCTCCGCCAGCACGCCGAAGAACTCCGCGTCGCAGGCCTC
This genomic interval from Streptacidiphilus rugosus AM-16 contains the following:
- a CDS encoding helix-turn-helix domain-containing protein; its protein translation is MRGSARRLTEELRAVKDRSGLSLTQIGTATHYSKASWERWFNGKRLITEHALESLAVSVDESARLLGPLLEQALLEAEQTADPTTPGQRPAVVRAVSTSRISTPHVTTVPETTPPETTARAAVPAPPRPPSPHGCAGHGDGTAAAC
- a CDS encoding DUF2690 domain-containing protein, translating into MLIALTSAAVGAAVGAYLAAPQGEPTTRAQASPPIRHASAPGTSTASPPPCDGVGCAGKDPQSTGCVTDSKSLTTQNVGKIVIYLHYSARCHAAWGGLTDAEPGDYATITTSTGDTQTAKVHWGYDNYSMMVDASDPAVGLQVCGYPPKGHGCTNTLTPPPAPTWSPHA